From Nicotiana tabacum cultivar K326 chromosome 20, ASM71507v2, whole genome shotgun sequence, one genomic window encodes:
- the LOC107764831 gene encoding F-box/FBD/LRR-repeat protein At1g13570 encodes MMPPEDKKHCSQTLPPDVLSNLPEYVIDSILMCLPFKDAVRTSVLSNNWRYKWCGLPELTLDEAVWTTKKNLFFHTAEITKIISHILIFHAGAITKFILCVPKSRSCHMIDDLIYFLSKNGIQHFVLELPFRDDPHKLPSSFFKCLQLRHLTLQKCLVIPPPAFKGFDRLIRLELCEVTISSELLGSLISHCLLLEHLVLHIADSYSKVIEINAPRLRSFYFAGSIRSILIKSAPLLEKLLLADNETGYFGAEKWDIVKFFESFSALEHLCVNMLFAAEVGEMPTRLPFDLSCVKQLYITVDLYDSAEVSCALCLIRSFPCIQYMEIQEACCNDSVADHRVELPSDVTFNHLKEVKLIFTSGSIIEMQLAKLLLVKSPALVRMLIESCRAKGTATVKKLVDELTTFQGASPEAEVVFIKR; translated from the exons ATGATGCCTCCTGAAGACAAAAAGCATTGTTCTCAAACTTTACCTCCCGATGTACTTAGCAACCTTCCGGAGTATGTAATTGATTCCATTTTGATGTGTTTGCCTTTTAAAGATGCTGTGAGGACTAGCGTCTTATCAAACAATTGGAGATATAAATGGTGCGGACTACCAGAGTTGACGCTTGACGAAGCTGTTTGGACAACTAAAAAGAATTTGTTTTTTCATACAGCTGAAATTACCAAGATTATTTCGCACATTCTGATATTTCATGCAGGAGCGATTACAAAGTTTATTCTCTGTGTTCCTAAGTCGAGAAGCTGTCATATGATTGATGACTTGATATATTTCCTCTCTAAAAATGGCATTCAACATTTTGTTCTTGAACTTCCATTCAGGGATGATCCACACAAATtgccttcttcatttttcaaatgtTTGCAGTTGAGGCATTTGACTCTCCAGAAATGTTTAGTAATTCCTCCACCGGCCTTCAAAGGATTTGATAGGTTAATTAGGCTGGAGCTATGTGAAGTTACAATATCTTCCGAGTTGCTTGGAAGTTTAATCTCTCATTGCTTGTTGCTCGAGCATTTGGTGCTGCATATCGCAGATTCTTATAGCAAAGTCATTGAAATCAATGCTCCCAGGCTGAGATCATTTTACTTTGCAGGCAGTATAAGATCTATCCTTATAAAGAGTGCCCCTCTTCTGGAAAAACTTTTACTTGCAGATAATGAAACAGGTTATTTCGGGGCAGAAAAATGGGATATTGTGAAGTTTTTCGAGTCTTTTTCTGCTCTTGAGCATCTCTGCGTGAATATG TTATTTGCTGCAGAAGTAGGTGAAATGCCAACAAGGCTTCCCTTTGATCTTAGCTGTGTCAAACAGCTTTACATAACTGTTGATCTGTATGACTCGGCTGAGGTTTCATGTGCTCTTTGCTTGATAAGAAGCTTCCCATGTATACAATATATGGAAATTCAG GAAGCTTGTTGTAACGACAGTGTAGCAGATCATCGCGTGGAACTTCCCTCAGACGTGACATTTAATCACCTCAAGGAAGTTAAGCTAATATTCACTAGTGGCTCAATAATTGAGATGCAGCTTGCCAAGCTTCTGTTAGTCAAGTCTCCCGCGCTGGTGAGAATGCTAATTGAGTCATGTCGAGCTAAAGGAACTGCAACAGTAAAAAAACTCGTTGATGAGCTAACAACATTTCAGGGTGCATCACCTGAAGCAGAAGTTGTCTTCATCAAACGCTAG